The Chitinophaga caeni genome segment AAAAGCGGGAAAAGATTATTCGTTGAGCCTAATATGCTCACGAAACAGAAGACGAAATTTTTAGAAGAGAAGGAAGAACGCAGGTTTGACTTCCAGTTTAGCTACGCTTATGTAGATGTAGATACCGTGAATATCAAAATTCCGGCAGGTTATAAACTGGAAACAATACCCAAGCAAGTGTCGCTCAACAACCCCGTAGGTAAATACACCTACCATGTGCAATTGGAAGGGGATATCCTGCATTTATACCGTAGGGTAGAGTTTAAAGAGGGAGTATACCCCGCGGCAGATTACCAAGCATTCGTCAAATATATGAACGCTATCCGTGATACGGATGGAAGTAAAGTTGTATTTGTGAAGGCAGAATAAACATATCAAGATGTTTCGAGTTAATATTGGCAGTGGGGCGGGCTTTTATGCCGGGCCCCCTTGTTTTTCCAGCGCTTCCATTTCATTTACATGATTATTGATGTATCTTAATGCACAATCATTATTTAGCTATGAAAAAAATCCTGGTTCTCCTCGCATTACTCTTGGCATCAAAAGCAATTTTAGCTCAAAAAACAGATAAAGCCCTCACTAAAGAACTCTCGCAGATTATAAAGGACTTCCGCGGGCAGGTAGGCATTTACGTGGAGCATCTCGGCAATGGCAAAACCGTTGCCATCAATGCAGACAGCATTTTCCCAACTGCCAGTATGATCAAGGTGCCGATTATGATAGGGGTGTTTAATAAGATCGACCGGGATAGTTTACAATATCACCAGGACTTGATCTACAAGGATTCCCTGCTCTACCCTGGGGAAGATATCCTGGGTTCCTTCAAGGAGGGAGCTACGATTCAACTAAGCAAGGTAATGATGTTGATGTTGACAATGAGTGATAATACGGCTAGCCTATGGTTGCAGTCATTGGCCGGGGGCGGTAGCAGGATAAATACCTGGTTGGAAGAACATGGCTATAAAATAACCCGTGTAAATTCTAGGACACCGGGTAGGGCGGCCAACCAGGCGCTCTACGGTTGGGGACAAACCAGCCCGTCAGAAATGGCAGATTTGATGAAGCGCATTTATAAGGGAGAACTTATAAACCCGGTTACAAGTGAACGCATGTACCGGAATCTTACCCGTAATTTTTGGGATACAGAAGGTTTGGCGATGGTGCCGAAGAACATCCGTACGGCCTCAAAAAATGGGGCTGTCAACGAATCCAGGTCCGAGGTGATCATGGTAAATGCGCCCTCCGGCGATTATGTTTACTGTATTTGTACTAAAAATAACATTGACCAAAGCTGGGGTCGCGATAACGAGGCAAAACAATTATTGCGAAAGGTAGCCTTGGCCATTTGGAAGCATTTCGAGCCGGGCAGCAAACAAATGACTGGTTCCATGGCGGAACATTTCTAAATCATGCGATAACGTAACAATGGGCATTGCCATCCTTGTTCAATCGGGTACAGTAGTGCAAACGGTCAATTACTGCTGGGTTGCCTAAAAGATGTAAAACTATGTCGATCCTGGGCGCAATATCAGATGAAAAGATCGCGGGTGGCATCAAATTCATCTTGTTTGTTGATACTGTTTTTGAAAAACGGAATCAGGGCAAGGCCAATCGTTACAATTGCTAAAAGTACAGTTCTAATTTTCATATCCTACCAATTTTTACTTGCTATTTATATAACTAAATTCTGTGCCAAAAGGTTAAGCCTAAAACATAAAAAAATCCCTTATTTGTGCCGCTTGCCAGCTCCCGGGTTCTTAAATCCAACAGGGTAAAGGGTTTTATTGCATGATTGTCTATAGACTTTTTTAAAAGTATAGATAAATTTGATAGTTTAACTTTAAAAATCTATTTGATTTTTAGGTTTT includes the following:
- a CDS encoding serine hydrolase; protein product: MKKILVLLALLLASKAILAQKTDKALTKELSQIIKDFRGQVGIYVEHLGNGKTVAINADSIFPTASMIKVPIMIGVFNKIDRDSLQYHQDLIYKDSLLYPGEDILGSFKEGATIQLSKVMMLMLTMSDNTASLWLQSLAGGGSRINTWLEEHGYKITRVNSRTPGRAANQALYGWGQTSPSEMADLMKRIYKGELINPVTSERMYRNLTRNFWDTEGLAMVPKNIRTASKNGAVNESRSEVIMVNAPSGDYVYCICTKNNIDQSWGRDNEAKQLLRKVALAIWKHFEPGSKQMTGSMAEHF